TCCCCTGGTCGCTGTGTTGCAGTGGTCAACTCCCAAGATGCCTTTCACCAACTGTATCTACACCCActacaggtaaaaaaacaatcaggacTATTTTCAGACGACGCAGGTCAACATCGGCTGTAATAataccgcctcctcctcctcctcctcaggctgCCCAGTATCCGTCTGGACGAGCCGCGGTTCGTCATGACGGCGAGCTGCCCGAGCACCGTCAGGGTGAAGGAGCACTTCAAGGTCAAATACGTTCTGCTCAACAACCTTCAGGACTTCCTGGCTGTACGGCTCGTCTGGACGCCAGAgggtcagtgtgtatgtgtgtgtgtgtgtgtgagtgtgagtgtgtgtgtgtgtgtgtgcttctctgAGCATCTAGAATCTCTCCAGACTAAAACTAAAAGTCATTTATTCCTGAAACACTTGAAGCTTTGAAAATCAGCGTCACTTTGCAGTCACTAAATACAGCcgtgttttatgtgtgtgtgtgtgtgtgtgtgtgtgtgtgtgtgtttccaggtcGCGGTCAGGTCGACGATGCAGCGCTGGCGGCCGTGGTTTGTCACACTCCCCTCAGTAACCTGGGTCAGTGTAGGAAAGGCAGCACTCTGTCCTTCAGCGTGTCGTTTCAGATCCTCAAACCAGGACTGTACGAGGTACAGAGGCCGACCGACACAAGACAAACTGTGTGAAGGAAAAGATGCTTTTTTCTcactgttcttcctcctcctcctcctcctcctcctcctcctcctcctcctcttcctcctcctcctcctcgtcctcctcatcctcctcctcctcctcctcgtcctcctcgtcctcttcctcctcctccttgtcgtcctcctcgtcctcttcctcctcctccttgtcgtcctcctcctcttcctcctcgtcctgctcatccttctcctcctcctcctcctcgtcctcctcctcttcttcctcctcctcctcgtcctcttcctcctactcatccttatcctcctcctcctcctcctcctcctcgtcctcctcttcctcctccttctcctccttatccacctcgtcgtcctcctcctcctcgtcctcctcgtcctcttcctcctcttcctcctcctcctcgtcctcctcttcctcctcctcctcctcgtcgtcctcctcctcctcctcctcctcctcctcctcgtcctcgtcgtcctcctcctcctcctcatcgtcctcctcttcctcctcctcttcctcctcctcctcgtcctcttcctcctcctcctcctcttcctcttcctcttcctcctcctcgtcctcttcctcctcctcttcctcctcctcctcctcctcctcttcctcctcctcctcttcctcctcctcctcctcgtcgtcctcctctccctcctcctcctcatcctcgtcctcctcttcctcctcctcctcctcctcctcgtcctcttcctcctcctcgtcctcttcctcctcctcgtcctcttcctcctcctcctcctcttcctcttcctcctcctcgtcctcttcctcctcctcgtcctcttcctcttcctcctcctcgtcctcttcctcctcctcgtcctcttcctcctcctcctgtctctctgcagctcagtCAACACATGAAGCTGAAGCTTCAGTTCACGGCCTCAGTTTCAAACCCTCCACCAGATGCTCGACCTCTGTCACGTGAGAACTGTTCATTTGTCTGAGCAGCGTCAACActtcacatcaaaacaaatctAAGGCTACAGCTGTATACAAGTTACATGGTTACAGTTGTCTCCATTTTAGTTGTGTACAGTTGCCAAGGTTACCGCTGAATATTTCACTCATTGTAAACACCCACCCCCTCCAGGTAAGAACAGCCCGTCCAGCCCGGCGATGCGAGACCTGTTGGACCGACACCAGGCCAGTCTGGGTCGGTCTCAGTCCTTCTCCCACCAGCAGCCTTCTCGATCCCACATCATGAGGTACGGGTGCCACTCAGAGCTCAGACTCAACAGAACACTCACTGTCGTCGTGTGACCACGTATGGTTAATCTGTGCTTTCAGGACGGGCAGCGCCATGGAGCGACGGGCCATCACCCCGCCCGTCGGCTCGCCGGTCGGTCGACCGCTCTACCTGCCGCCGCAGGACAAGTCGCTGCTGTCGCTGGACAAGATCGCCAAGAGGGAGTGCAAAGTCCTGGTGGTGGATCCCGTCGGCTAGggagcgaggaggcgaggagataAGGCAGCGAGGAGGGACAGAGGTGAAAGGACAAGGAGGCAGCGAGGAGAGATaaacacttttgttttaatttggaaaatgagtcgatggaagaaaaaaaaaactgaagaagaaaTCGACTTCGGCttctttgtcaaaactgaaacAGAAGCTCAACCGACGTCTCCTGTTGCCATCGGAAATAAGAAACTTTCAGGTTTcactgatgaaacaaacaaatgaaatgcaaatgtgagATGTGTGTACTATCATGTTTCTGTATTAAAGCTGCAGCACGCTCTCTGATACGGCCTCGTTCAAAAAAGGTTGGTGCAGGTATCAAAGTCTCGCCCCTACACCCACTCAACCAATCATGAGttagtgtcagctgtcaatcatgacgtctcagaccgtttttatatcatcgaataactaatgaaaaccaACTAACATGGAGGGGCTGGGGCTTATGGCCTATACTGCAGCtcgccaccagggggcgatcgtgatgatttggcttcactttagaggagccgtcacgtcgtccatctttatttacattcattgggcatcacaaataaataatttatcaaacagtaataaatgtataaattacaGCTCATTGATGAGGCCTTATCAGAAAGTGAGGAGCTGAGAGAAGTTGTAAATAATCGCACAGGAAGTAgaagtttatttaatttaatttatttcagtATTATTCTcttgtctgttgagtttattgTCATATCATGTAAATGAATTGGTCACATACTGAACTGTTTACATCAACTACAGTATTTCATCATGCTACACGTGAACATTTTCCATCAGAAATAAATGCAGATCACATGCTGCTGTTTACATGTTTCTTTGAACACATCGTCTGTGCTGAGTTTTAAATGCCCACGCTGTTGTCGATGAGCCGGGGAATCAGGTACGGGTACGGCAGCTCCAGACCACTGTTGCGCTCGCAGATGTCTTCAGAAACGGTCTTGAGCTCAGCCTGCACCTCCTCCAGTAGCCTGCGATGGGCGTCGTCCCTGAACAAGGCCTCCTTGTAGTGACACAGAGGGACCTGCAGGGGGAGACATGCGAGAGGTTTACTTCAGAACAACAACTGCCAGTCTGCCCGTCAGTCTCAGTCTGCAACTGAACAAGCGTCCAGGGAGGCTGGAGCGCAAACCTCGGGCAAAACAGGCAACCCTCCAGGGGCCACAGACCACCAGGGGCCCCAAAAGCCCCCAGGGTTACTCCATATCATTTAGATCATTTGAATAATCTCAGATTAATTTCCTAATTTCTTAAATTTTACTCAGACTGTAAATAGAGATGACTACAGGaaagctcccaaaagtgaagccgaatcctcatgatcgccccctggtgtctggctgcagtacaggtcataagccccgccccaaCCATGTGATatgaggtcgttcttatcaaACTGAATGTTGTTTGTTCaacagtgttcatgtttctgatcaatttgcttttcatcagttatttgatgatataaaaacgggcTGAATGTCGGGAGAACCTGTCGAACGACCAAGAAAGTTATGATTGTATTTATTCGATACTTTACTAAAACAAGTTAGTGTTAGCGTTAGCAGCCAGTCAGTTGGTCAGTTCTCAAAAAACAGTCCGGCGTTTGATCTGGACATCGTGAGACCTGaactgtttgagtgtgtttcttATTAACTGTAATGTTGTGTTGTATCAGattgtttcatattttctgtacGCAAAATAACTAACAGTGATATTCCATGACAGGAGAACTGTGATCGACTGTTTGTTCGGTGAATGAAAAGTCCGAAAACTGCATCGTTATTAGAGTTCAAATGTTCAACTTGCTGCATTTAAAACTAAGAAAATCTGATCTGCCTCGTGAGGCCTGCGCTCATCAGAACGAGGTGCGATTTTCAGACAGGACGGTGGTGGGCGAAGTCTCACAAAGTCAACAGAGGGCTTGGACAGCTGAGCCAACATCATCAGGACGCGGCAGGTGGAGCTCACTTCCGGCAGGAAGGACACAATGTCTTCCTCCGTCACCGAGCCTTTGACCTGCGGAGGAGGACGCATCATGGAGGTGGGACAGTTCGGCATCCAGAGGCTGAAATCCACCTGgtggacacagagacagacaggaggagacactCTCGAGAGAAACTCAAgagatttaatttgttttactcAACCGGTTGTGAGATGCGTCCTCCGGATCTTTGACTCACCTGGGAGAAGTTGACAGCGGCGTGAAGAGCTGAACAGGTGAAGACGATCATGGTGACAAACTTGGAAACTTCTGCTTTGGTCTGGAAAACCCGGGGGAAACCTGAAGGACGACAGGAGACACAGAGTGAGGCCTCTCAGCTGCTTCATGCTTCTTAACCACATGTTCACTATGATGTCATCACGGgacaacacccacacacacaccgacagaccTGAGTCGTGTGTGAATCCGTGTGTGTTGATGTCGTCGATCCAGTGTTGAAGCTCAGAGTCCTGCTGCACGTCACTGTCTGCGCTGTAATACAGATCCACCCAGCTGACCACgaacctgccacacacacacatacacacacacacacaggatgtgaagatgtaaacataaaaatggacgtaggcTCTGACGTGTCCCTTTAAGTGCAGTaccactgaaaaataaaagatggcGACGGCCAAAATCCAAACatggaggcttcaaaatggccgttTGCAAACCAATGGCTGCCGGTGGGTGTCCTCCTGGTGGAGGTGTGTTTGTTCACCTGTGCAGTGCGTGCCAGACTCTCAGTGCGTCCTGGGCATAGTAGTTCTGCGGCAGCGTGTCAACTCCACGGTCGCTTAGATCTTCAGGGATGCACAGGGAGCGATAATGAATCCTCTGCGACGCCCGGGACAGGACAATGGGTAACGCCTGGAGACCGCAGCCCACCGCCTGGAGCGACGGGACAAACAACCCTGTTCAACTGTCTGAGTGAAGCTTCGAGCTTATTAGTTAATGATTGATTATCCATCAGTCGCAGCTTGTATGAAAACTTCATGAATGGCTCTCTATCAGAAGACGGTTCTCAGGTGAACTTGTACCTTATCAAACAGGCCGTCTTTGGCGAGCAGCCACGCTCTGGCCTGGAAATTAATCTGCAGCGCTGTCCTGACGTGCGGCATCAGCAGCTgtccaccaatcagagaagagagaagttcAAAACGAAGAgtgacaaatacaaaacagcATGTTACTGTGGAAACGAGACATGAGGTTGTACCTGCTCAACATAGCTACATAgttacattgtatttttttgtattttgtattattttgtagTAAGTATATAGTTTATATAAGTCAGCCCCTGTGACAGACTGATCATCTCAGGCGAGCGGGTGTGACCCTGCGGTGGCGTGAACCTGGTGCAGCGGGTGGATGTCGGCCAGCTGTCGCAGCGTGGCCATGCAGAACAGCTCCCCCAGCATGTGGGTCCTCAGGTAGTGAGACATCAGCTGGTGACACTGGAAGTCTGCACTGTGAACCCAAATCTTAgccaacagccaatcacagccggggtcagaggagaggaagacagggtTGTCAGGGCCGggtgtctgctgcagctgaagggGGGGATTGATGGATAACTTTCAAATCTAAGTGGTGATGGAACCTGACGGACCAATGTCAAACCACCTGCAGCTCACCTGGATGGCGATGgggaccagctgctgctgccggttcAGGTGGAGGAGGCACAGCGGGGCCGACAGGTACGTCTGCTTCCCGTTGATCACGTTGCCGGCGACGCCGTCCAACACCTCGTAGTCCAACAGGTAAACGGTTCCTTTCTGTCACACGATTAGAACACGATGAGGATGAACAGCTGGACTCAGCAGAGAACAGCTGGAAGTCATGAGTCTCGCATGCacacctgcagctccttctcGAGGGAGGAGTCTTCAGGCAGGAAGGGGCGGAGCATGTCGGAGGTGACGGACAGGcgcggagggaggaggcgggtcTGACGCAGCATTAGAGGGTTGCAGCCGTTCAGACACTGGTGGCCGAAGTACCAGTCGTCCATCCAGTGAGACCTGATGAacactgagagaaaagaaaacctgatCGTGTTCTGTAGATCGATAGTTGTATCTGTAGATCTGATGGAAGTCGTCGCTCGTCGATCGACCTTCAGCTTCTGATCGTGTTTCACATTCACGTCACGACTAAACTGATCATAAAAAGAGAAGCTGACTGACATTAAGATTACGACTCCGATGATCCCACACTGCTTCACCACTTACTGTTGGGATTGAGCCGCCCCCTAGTGGCAAACAATCACATATCATGTTTTCAAATATAAGTTTGGGTTCCTCCAACTTAGAGCTTGGGCCTCACTTAGGCCACACCCCTCCTCCAAATATTgttacttctggttccaaaaaaacaaaatgccgctggtcaaaatactaaactagaggctggaggcttcaaaatggcagctcacaaaccaacgggtggcTTTGCAGTGGGTTGACACTTGATTCAGATCCCTGAATATGTTAAACACTCAGAATCAGTCACCGCCTAGCAACCACTGAGCAATGTCCCACCAACCATTCATGAACGCCCAACACAAAGCCAAGGTGAGCTCACACGAATTATCTCAACAAATCTAGACTTTCCttgttcttttgtgtgtttctgtccccAGCAACAGTTTCTTTGGAAGCGTGTGGTATGAGTGTAGTTGTGTGTCTCACTGGCGGTGCTGTTCTGCTGTGCACTGTGGGTCAGAACCATCTCCAGCTCAGAGAAACTGGTCCAGGCCTCGGCTCGGCCAACGAAGCCTTTCAGGTAGTGAAGGTTCAGGTTCAGACTGAGGACAGAGACATGAACACAACAGTCATCTGATGCACGTCCATGCGTCTGTCTGCGTCTCCCATGGGAACAGACGTACAGTCAAGTGAATGACTTCACCTATTGTGGCTGTAGCTGAAGTTCGGCCCGAGTTCTGACAGACTCTTCGCGTCCATGCACCGAGGAGCGCCTTCGACAAACGTAGCCCACCTGCAaagaagacagagaacagagagttCAAAAGTTCTCAGTCATCAATAGTCGAACATGGATCTACTGCACATGACGCCAGGAAGACTGACACCTGGAGTACCTATGTTCCCCTGTAGGTGTCGGGTTTCTCACAGATTCAGGTCTGACTTGAGACTGTCTTTGCAGACTCGTGTAGCAAGTGTTGTCGTAGgtgattcattgattcattgattgatgATCGGATGAGCCTTGTGAATTACCTGAAGCGCTTCTGttgaagctgcagctgctcgaGTCTCCGCTGTTTCAGCTTCTCGTCTGTCTCgtcctgctgcagcatcacTGTACAGGAGCAAACGTACTTATAACCATACTCTGAGGGTATCCCTCGTTTAGAACCAGGAAAGTTAGAAAATTAGAAGTTAGAAGTGTTCAAAGAATTGGTAGGTTCTTCATCTGGGCATGTTTCAACAACAAGAACCGTAAGAGAGTTTTTAAATCTGCAGTTGCCTATTCAGTTAGTGAAAAGAGGGAGCAGCTGAAGACAAAGTTCAGGCCTCGTTGACAAACTGCTGAACAGGGTCCAGAGCGAACTGACACCTGCTGGACTGAAGGGTTACAGCTTGTTGTAGCTGTGTTTCTGACTCAAGCCAACACTTCCTGGGCCTTTAGAATGTGGTGGAATCACAGACCGACATCTAAGAACCTCTTTAGgtccttgaagaaaaaaatcctgggaCTAAAATGTCCAGGTACGTTTGGTGGGAACAGCTTAATGTGGTTTTCTTACACTTTCCACTCCGTAGCGTTACGTCGCCATCTGCTGCTCGGAGCCACCTGTCACACAGGAAAACCTGTGTTTCTGGATCCTCAGGTCTGGACCCCGATCCCTCAGCCAGCCTGCGGACCTCCACACGGCTGCAGTGCCAGTCCAGGTTTGGGCATCCCGCCTGAGCCTCGAGCCGGAGCCGGACCAGAACCAGGCGACCGAGAGAACTATCGACCTGGACCAGGACTGGACACGCCTGTCAGGACACAGGACGAGAACATCACCAAAGTAAAACTCAAAGGACGATCACCTGCGACCACGATGAAACCACGTCCACTACGTCTGTGTTGAAAGTCAAACAGGAAACTCGATCAAACTCACTGAACCAGCCAAGAGGTGATGTTTGCCCTGGTTCACTCTGAGGGGCGGAGTCTCTCCCTGCGAGCCAATCAGGTTGAGCCACAGGCGGTTGAAGGTTCCACTAGTGGGACCAGGTGAGGTGTGGACGGTCACCTCGAACACCTGACCGGGAGCCATCGTGTCGACCGGGTGGTGATGCAGCTCGTGAGGACAGGGAGATGGATCCATACTGCGCCACCTGGTGGCCAAAGGAGGAATAATTTTAACATGCAGTTACTGTAATATTGTACATGTTTATGCCCCTTGtccgtttgtctgtttctttgtcagcAACAGATTTCCAAATAAAGATCTGGATCTGGTGGATTTGAACGTGGTTTCATACGGAGTCTGTCGGGTCTCAGATGTCGAGTGTTGATTAAATTCATGGTTAAAAGAAGATGATGTCACAATTCCTACGGCTGCTAGAGGGCGCTGATTGATGGATGTGTTTTATGTTGGAGGTTAAATCTTCCGCCTGAGAACAACTCGGTTATTTTTTACTCATTTGACTTGGAAAtgagcagcagtgacagtcGGCACACAGTTAGTCCCACGAGAGCTGAAGCTCACAGACAATGAGCTCTTTCATCCTAAAGGTCTCTCTTTCACAGGTACCCGACGAGGAAACTTCCTGTTCTACGGTTATCTGCCCGATAACCAGAGGGATCATCTGAATATTCAGATAAGATACACGAGGCAGTTGTGGCGATGCTGACTTGATATCTGAAATATCAAGTGGTCggatgatgtaaaaaaaatagtaaataaaCAGCTGCTAAATATTTCTCCAGGTTGTTTGAGGCATTGTAAACTTTTGACATCAGTTCAGtcacatttgtgtttgagtttatgaaataaaacagatcaAACAGCAGAGCGATGTGATTGGCTGATCTCTGACTCATGTCACACTTTAAGTCCAGTTACATCACTGATAAAAATCAGACCATAAAAAACTTTTATAAGAAAAAATTACTTGTCATTTAACTTGACTCTAAGACGATTGAATTTCTCAAATTGAAGTTTAGTGtttaattaaaactttaaaatgtttgtttgtcagactgCTGTAACCTTTGACCCCTGTACTCACCTAAATTTAAGGCGCTGATTCTGGCTTTTGCTTTTTAGAGTCAAGATCTTTCATTCGAgtagaaagataaaaaaatcaaatggaaatataaCTGAATGTTTACGTTTTGTGGAGGAGCTGAGGTTGAGTTTGGGTATTTAGTTTCATGGCCAACATCTTATTTTCAGACTCCTCCTGTAgacgaggaggcggcggccACACAAACAGATACTGAACGACAACATTTTATAAACTAAATGTCCACCCGCTGATCAGAGATGATAAACACAGTGTTACCATGACATTTTATCCCAGAATGCACTTGAACAGAAAACAATAGAAACAGAGAAcaggacggacggacagacagacagacaggtaaacgTACCTGCAGAGCGacagctgctctcctctctgGACTATTGATGTGTTGAATGACAGCATCATGTACtgtccacctcttctctctctctgactttgaGCCCCGCCCATCACAACACCTCCACAGGCTCCACAGGTTCTGGACATGAAACTGCTCAAAGTCAAAATCCTGATCACAACAACTATTATAATTCACAAGCTGAAGCTGATTATTTAGTTTCATCAAAtgtgattctttctttctttttaatttatcaggatgataaacacacaccaagaatatcatcatcatcgtccaaAATGTCTCCTGTAACCATTTGATGAATATataggtgtatatatatatatacatatatattattatatttaataatctgTGCTCATTGCCTCCTCCGTGAATATGACAGATTGATAATAGATAAACTCAAGTGGAAAACAGCATGTGAGTTATAAATTAGAAGGTGTTTATTCCACAGCGCGTGGTTCCATAGTGTAGCGGTTATCACGTCTGCTTTACACGCAGAAGGTCCTGGGTTCGAGCCCCAGTGGAACCACTTCCTTTTACCGGCACAACATCACAGGCCCGCGTCCGTGGGTCCGACATTCATCTGAGAGAGAAGCGGCATGTCCGGTATCCGCCTCCAATGGCCACTCTGTTCCCCAAACCTGCGAAACGAACAGCTCGTTGATTGGTGGAGGGAAACAGTTTCATATTGGTgtgaataaagtcgaaatgtcgagaataaaattgaaatattatatcgaCAATGTAGTCGAaatatcgagaataaagtcgaaaattgtgacccggaagcacttttccgCGGctccaaacaaccggatgttgatgttttgttagccagtttgctcagctaacgctagctgctaaccaagttggaaagttgcgatattattattgacaggctgaatgtGGAAGAAACGATgtggtgacaacgggtgtttgcacgtgaacgtcaacttgtgtcctgacacgaccacgttcaactgcaaacaaccgttaatgagttttgagaggcgcgcagttaccggagctagcgtagctttgctaacgtaaGTTAACGTGGAAGTGTGACAGcagaactggaaccacaacacggtcGTTTATGGCtgtttcaactttaatctcgacatttcaactttaatgtCGACATTTGCACTTTAGTCTCGAAATTGTTCAACTTGACTGTcgaagtatttcaactttaatctccagatttcgactttaatctcgaaatGCAAGATGAAAcaatcttcctcctcatgtTGTTTCTTCTGCTCTGATGCTCTTCTCTTCCGTAGAGACGTGTCCGGATGCGAAGCAGGTAAAATGGAGATGCCGGGGATTGAACCCGGGACCTCATACATGCGAAGCATGCGCTCTACCACTGAGCTACATCCCCAGACGGTGCCTCCCAAGGCCGGTGTAAGTCTTTTAACCGTGGAGCAGCGACGACAGAGACAGTAGCTTGTTTACATGCGATAGTTTAACTCAACGAGTAAAGGCGACTACTTTACTTTCACTTCGACACTTTAAGTTGTAGTCGAGTGTTTTTAATTGACCGTTCAACTGATCTTCCTCCACCACCGACGGTGGAGAGGTGACGTCACGTCAGTCTGGTGTTCGGACAATGTCACGTGTCATTTAGGGTGAAACCACCagcaacatttcttttcttcattttatgttatttcttgctttattatgttttcttaatttcttcatcttttaaaaatttaaatacattttgaaatgaagtttaaaatttacattttttttagataataaataatataataataaaaaataacatgaattataaataaataaataataaataaatcgtTTGTTTAAATGTTGAGGTGAACGAGCTGTAGAACTTTCTGATTGTATTGTCTGTTACAGCCTTTGACCACGTCGTGGCAGTATTGAGCCGCAGAACATCAGGCGGtactctgtttttcctcctctcccgaAGTGAAGGAAGTGACCCGCCCCAAAcactgcctctgattggcttcCTCCCGAGTTTTTTCTCTTGTAATGCTAACCAATCATGACGCGGCATCCCTCAACCTGAGCCAATGAGAGCTCTGGTCGGAGCGGAGCTTCCGCCTCTCGGCGTGAGGGTAAATAATACTATTGACACGGGCACTGGCGAAGCGCgtattaatatgaataaaaaaacattcatgtcgTGGTTCTGTCAATTTATAGTCACGTTGTCGTCGACGCTTATGAGACGTTCACTTGCCGTCGGTTTTGTCAGTGTTAGTCAGTATATGGACGAACTCCGGCAGTGTCCGTCGACAGGTGACCGCTGCTGTGACGTCAGTGTTCAGTAGCTGTGTCGTCACCATCAGGAACTGGAGACTCCAACAGTCACTCTGACGATGTCATGAGATCAAGTTGAGTCGTCTGAGTGTATAGCGGCGTCAGCTGCgatggccgagtggttaaggcgttGGACTTGAAATCCAATGGGgtctccccgcgcaggttcgaaCCCTGCTCGCAGCGGCTCAGTGTCGCTTTTCATTTagcttcttttgttttgagAAGGATTCACTTACATTCGGCGTCCATAGAAAAcatgtgagaaaataaatatttgtatctATATATTCTTAAATTGTATTTCATATGGTCCTCTggggctgcagagggagatCAGTGCAGATACTATGGCACCATGGTTCCTCTTATTTTTAATTCCATAAGTTttccattgaaaaaaatatattatctgCTTTGTAATGTGTGTTGCTGTTTCTCTAAACCGAATGTCAGTCTGTCCAGATCATGGGgttgtgggttgttgttgttgttcgtgTCCTCACACAGAGAGGCGACTTCGTGCTGATCGATCAGCTGCTTCGTCTCACTTTGGCCTCGGAGACAAATCTCGATCACTGACTCTCTgagagatttgatttgtttaactGTCAAACTGCGCGGAGCTAAACATTGACTTGACTCTGTGCTGGTAGACGAGGTGGAACAGTCgcatgtttttaatattttgtggtGAAAACAGTGATACAGCAGAAGATTCATTCAAATCATCAACCTGAGCGATGATGTAATCATCTTAAAACATGGGGCTAATatatctcagattcaggagccgccatcttgtgcctgTTATGTCATGTGGAGTCAGAATAGGTGAcgtagtgatcgtggagtggagccaTGGTATCGAGGCCCCGtccacgcacacactcgcacacacacacactctcgaccaatcatgagtcagtgtcaggtgtcaatcatgatgtctcagactgtttttatatcaattaataactaatgagaagcaaagtgatcagaaacatgaacacgtgaacaaacatcagtgtgataagaacgacctcaaatgacatggagggggcggggcttatgatctgtactgcagccagccaccagggggcgaacAGGAtaatttgacttcacttttggCAGCCGTCGTTGTCGTCCATGTTAATTTGCggttttgtcttcttctctgtttagACTTTAAGAACAGATGAACCCCTCTGCCCTGTAGGGGGCGCTGCAGCAGGGAGCCTGTAACTGTGAATCCTGTTCGAAGACCAGAGGTAAACGTGTTCAGCTCCTGGAGCTTTTCACACACAATTACACCAGAGAACTCCCAAAT
The sequence above is a segment of the Scophthalmus maximus strain ysfricsl-2021 chromosome 2, ASM2237912v1, whole genome shotgun sequence genome. Coding sequences within it:
- the zgc:152891 gene encoding polyunsaturated fatty acid lipoxygenase ALOX15B isoform X4 produces the protein MLCRTCGACGGVVMGGAQSQRERRGGQYMMLSFNTSIVQRGEQLSLCRWRSMDPSPCPHELHHHPVDTMAPGQVFEVTVHTSPGPTSGTFNRLWLNLIGSQGETPPLRVNQGKHHLLAGSACPVLVQVDSSLGRLVLVRLRLEAQAGCPNLDWHCSRVEVRRLAEGSGSRPEDPETQVFLCDRWLRAADGDVTLRSGKLMLQQDETDEKLKQRRLEQLQLQQKRFRWATFVEGAPRCMDAKSLSELGPNFSYSHNSLNLNLHYLKGFVGRAEAWTSFSELEMVLTHSAQQNSTAMFIRSHWMDDWYFGHQCLNGCNPLMLRQTRLLPPRLSVTSDMLRPFLPEDSSLEKELQKGTVYLLDYEVLDGVAGNVINGKQTYLSAPLCLLHLNRQQQLVPIAIQLQQTPGPDNPVFLSSDPGCDWLLAKIWVHSADFQCHQLMSHYLRTHMLGELFCMATLRQLADIHPLHQLLMPHVRTALQINFQARAWLLAKDGLFDKAVGCGLQALPIVLSRASQRIHYRSLCIPEDLSDRGVDTLPQNYYAQDALRVWHALHRFVVSWVDLYYSADSDVQQDSELQHWIDDINTHGFTHDSGFPRVFQTKAEVSKFVTMIVFTCSALHAAVNFSQVDFSLWMPNCPTSMMRPPPQVKGSVTEEDIVSFLPEVSSTCRVLMMLAQLSKPSVDFVPLCHYKEALFRDDAHRRLLEEVQAELKTVSEDICERNSGLELPYPYLIPRLIDNSVGI
- the zgc:152891 gene encoding polyunsaturated fatty acid lipoxygenase ALOX15B isoform X3; protein product: MLCRFMSRTCGACGGVVMGGAQSQRERRGGQYMMLSFNTSIVQRGEQLSLCRWRSMDPSPCPHELHHHPVDTMAPGQVFEVTVHTSPGPTSGTFNRLWLNLIGSQGETPPLRVNQGKHHLLAGSACPVLVQVDSSLGRLVLVRLRLEAQAGCPNLDWHCSRVEVRRLAEGSGSRPEDPETQVFLCDRWLRAADGDVTLRSGKLMLQQDETDEKLKQRRLEQLQLQQKRFRWATFVEGAPRCMDAKSLSELGPNFSYSHNSLNLNLHYLKGFVGRAEAWTSFSELEMVLTHSAQQNSTAMFIRSHWMDDWYFGHQCLNGCNPLMLRQTRLLPPRLSVTSDMLRPFLPEDSSLEKELQKGTVYLLDYEVLDGVAGNVINGKQTYLSAPLCLLHLNRQQQLVPIAIQLQQTPGPDNPVFLSSDPGCDWLLAKIWVHSADFQCHQLMSHYLRTHMLGELFCMATLRQLADIHPLHQLLMPHVRTALQINFQARAWLLAKDGLFDKAVGCGLQALPIVLSRASQRIHYRSLCIPEDLSDRGVDTLPQNYYAQDALRVWHALHRFVVSWVDLYYSADSDVQQDSELQHWIDDINTHGFTHDSGFPRVFQTKAEVSKFVTMIVFTCSALHAAVNFSQVDFSLWMPNCPTSMMRPPPQVKGSVTEEDIVSFLPEVSSTCRVLMMLAQLSKPSVDFVPLCHYKEALFRDDAHRRLLEEVQAELKTVSEDICERNSGLELPYPYLIPRLIDNSVGI